In Stenotrophomonas sp. ASS1, the following proteins share a genomic window:
- a CDS encoding glutathione S-transferase translates to MLKIWGRRNSSNVRKVLWCAEEIGLPYESIEVGGSHGGTQTPEYLAMNPNSLVPVIEDHGLPLWESNTIVRYLSARYALGTLYAEDPMERAQAEKWMDWSTSRMAPLYTDLIWGIMRTAPADRDEARINAAIVRAGDYLAMADATLARQPWLSGETFAMGDIPLGSLIYAWFELPIQRPELPHLADWYARLRERPAYQRGVMSPLT, encoded by the coding sequence ATGTTGAAGATCTGGGGCCGCCGCAATTCCAGCAACGTCCGCAAGGTGCTGTGGTGCGCCGAGGAAATCGGCCTGCCGTATGAGTCCATCGAAGTCGGTGGCAGCCACGGCGGCACGCAGACGCCGGAGTACCTGGCGATGAATCCCAACAGCCTGGTGCCGGTGATCGAAGACCATGGCCTGCCGCTGTGGGAATCGAATACCATCGTGCGCTATCTGAGTGCGCGCTACGCGCTGGGCACGCTGTACGCCGAAGACCCGATGGAACGCGCCCAGGCCGAGAAGTGGATGGACTGGAGCACCTCGCGCATGGCGCCGCTGTACACCGACCTGATCTGGGGCATCATGCGCACCGCCCCAGCTGACCGCGACGAAGCGCGCATCAATGCCGCCATCGTGCGTGCCGGTGACTACCTGGCGATGGCCGATGCCACGTTGGCCAGACAGCCGTGGCTGTCGGGCGAGACGTTCGCGATGGGTGACATCCCGCTGGGCTCGCTGATCTATGCCTGGTTCGAACTGCCCATCCAGCGCCCGGAACTGCCGCACCTGGCCGACTGGTACGCCCGCCTGCGCGAACGCCCGGCCTACCAGCGC
- a CDS encoding NYN domain-containing protein has product MSEPEKRIALLIDADNAPASKIDEVLAEVARYGVANVRRAYGNWKSPRLKGWEAVLHEYAIRPIQQFAYSKGKNASDMAMVIDAMDLLYARNLDGFAIVSSDADFTPMVMRLLTDGVKVYGFGEKKTPEPFVNACSKFTYLEALGQTHASVQDTEQSSNEQAPNEPVANDDARPRKSGAEMRSDTRLVKMLRRAVSSAEGEDGWSHLGPVGSQIGNQASFDPRNYGYGKLSDLLAAIGLFELKKDGKSSYVRALPKKNR; this is encoded by the coding sequence ATGAGCGAACCGGAAAAGCGCATCGCCCTGTTGATCGACGCCGACAACGCGCCGGCCTCGAAGATCGACGAGGTCCTGGCCGAAGTCGCCCGCTACGGCGTGGCCAACGTGCGCCGCGCCTATGGCAACTGGAAGAGCCCGCGGTTGAAGGGTTGGGAGGCCGTGCTGCACGAATATGCGATCCGCCCGATCCAGCAGTTCGCCTACAGCAAAGGCAAGAACGCGTCGGACATGGCGATGGTGATCGATGCCATGGACCTGCTGTACGCGCGCAATCTGGATGGCTTCGCCATCGTGTCCAGCGATGCCGACTTCACCCCGATGGTGATGCGCCTGCTGACCGATGGCGTGAAGGTCTATGGCTTCGGCGAGAAGAAAACGCCGGAACCGTTCGTCAATGCGTGTTCGAAGTTCACCTATCTGGAAGCGCTGGGCCAGACCCATGCCAGCGTGCAGGATACCGAACAGTCATCGAACGAACAGGCACCGAACGAGCCAGTGGCCAACGACGATGCGCGTCCACGCAAGAGCGGCGCGGAAATGCGCAGCGATACGCGGCTGGTGAAGATGCTGCGCCGTGCGGTGTCCTCGGCCGAGGGCGAGGATGGCTGGTCGCACCTTGGCCCGGTCGGCAGCCAGATCGGCAACCAGGCCTCGTTCGATCCGCGCAACTACGGTTACGGCAAGCTCAGTGACCTGCTGGCAGCGATCGGCCTGTTCGAGCTGAAGAAGGACGGCAAGTCCTCCTACGTGCGCGCGCTGCCGAAGAAAAACCGGTAG